Genomic DNA from Nonomuraea rubra:
CAGGACGCGGGGCTGCTGGCGCGGCTGACCGGGCACTACGAGAGCGTCCCGGCCGATCCGGTGGATTGATCCGGCGGGCGGGCGTGTTGCACCCCTACATGACCGCCTACTCGATTCTCGACCGCTCCCTCGTCCGCCGCGGCTCCACCCCCGCCGCCGCGCTGCGCGAGACCGTGGAGTTCGCGCGGCGGGCGGAGGAGCTCGGCTACCACCGGTTCTGGGTGTCGGAGCACCACAGCGTGCCCGGGGTGGCGGGGGCGGCGCCGACCGTGCTGGCGGCGGCCGTGGCCGCGGCCACGTCGCGGATCCGGGTGGGCACGGGCGGCGTGATGCTGCCCAACCATCCGCCGCTGGTGGTGGCCGAGCAGTTCGGGGTGCTGGAGTCGCTGCATCCGGGCCGCGTGGACATGGGGCTCGGGCGTTCCGTGGGTTTCACTGGGGGCATCCGCAGGGCGCTCGGGCACGGCAAGGACGACGCGGACCGGTTCGGCGACCAGCTCTCCGAACTGCTCGGCTTCTTCACCGGCACGCAGAGCGCGCATCCGGGGGTGCACGCGCTGCCCGCGGAGGGGCTGCGGCCGCAGGCGTTCGTGCTGGCCATGGGGGCGGGCGCGGACATCGCGGCCGAGCACGGGCTGCCGATGGTGATCGGCGGCGGGGCGCGGGCGCATGACGCCCTGGCACGGTACAGGGCCGCGTTCCGGCCGTCGGCGTGGGCGGCGCGGCCGTACGTGATCGTCGCGGCGGACGTGGCGGTCGGCGCGAGCGCGGAGGAGGCGGCGCTGCTGCAGCTTCCGGAGGCGTGGGCCACCGTGCGCTCGCGCACCGGCGGTTCCTTCCCGCCGCTCGTGCCCGCCGGGGAGATCGCGGAGATGGAGCTGACCGCGCGGGAGCGGGCGTATCTGGACGAGGCGCTCAAGGGCAAGATCCACGGTACGGAGCACGAGGTCGCGCTGGCGCTCGGCTCGCTGGTAGGGACGACCGGGGCCGACGAGGTGCTGGTCACGATGAACACCTACGACCTGGACCGGAGGCTGGACTCCTACCGGCGGCTCGCGGCCGTCTTCACGGGTTAAGATCGCCCGAACATCGCTCTGAAGGGTGTTCGCATGATCCGTCAGCACGCCATCGGTGACCTCCTGCGGCGCACGGCCGCCCGGCATCCATCCAAGACCGCCGTCGTCTACGGCGACCTGCGGCAGAGCTACGCCGACCTCGATCGGGCGGTGAACAGGACGGCCAACGCCCTGGCCGCGCGGGGCGTGGGCAAGGGCGACCGGTTCGCGATCTTCAGCCACAACAACCACGCGTTCGTGGTGGCGTACTTCGCGCTGGCGCGGCTGGGGGCGATCTCCGTGCCGGTGAACTTCATGCTGGGGGCCGAGGAGGTGGCGTACATCCTCCGGCATTCCGGCGCGACCGGGATGCTGGCCGAGGAGGCGCTGCTGCCGGTGGCGGAGGCGGCGGTGACGCCCGCCGTCGCGGTGCGCGGCGTGATCGGCGCCGGCCGGGACGGGTGGGAGCCGTTCGCCGCGTGGCCGGCGTTCGAGGACGACTCCGAGCCCCAGGCGGAGATCGCCGACGACGACCCGATCCAGCTCATGTACACCAGCGGCACGGAGTCCCGCCCGAAGGGCGCCACGCTGTCGAGCAGGAGCCTGGTCGCGCAGTACGTGACGTGCGTGGTGGACGGCGAGATGAGCGCCGACGACGTCGAGGTGCACGCCCTGCCCCTCTACCACTGCGCGCAGCTCCACTG
This window encodes:
- a CDS encoding LLM class flavin-dependent oxidoreductase, giving the protein MTAYSILDRSLVRRGSTPAAALRETVEFARRAEELGYHRFWVSEHHSVPGVAGAAPTVLAAAVAAATSRIRVGTGGVMLPNHPPLVVAEQFGVLESLHPGRVDMGLGRSVGFTGGIRRALGHGKDDADRFGDQLSELLGFFTGTQSAHPGVHALPAEGLRPQAFVLAMGAGADIAAEHGLPMVIGGGARAHDALARYRAAFRPSAWAARPYVIVAADVAVGASAEEAALLQLPEAWATVRSRTGGSFPPLVPAGEIAEMELTARERAYLDEALKGKIHGTEHEVALALGSLVGTTGADEVLVTMNTYDLDRRLDSYRRLAAVFTG